A DNA window from Ignavibacteriales bacterium contains the following coding sequences:
- a CDS encoding aspartate aminotransferase family protein, whose amino-acid sequence MDKNEVNYFFDTYNRFPIHIKRGKGVYLFDENDNKYLDFFGGLAVNSLGYNDPDVRQAIINQIEKYIHLSNYFIQEPQQKFAKLLATHTGYKKIFFTNSGTEAIEGAIKISRKWGTISGKSEIISFSNSFHGRTLGALSLMDRIKYRDGFGPFLPGCTIIPFNDPVEIEKNINERTAAVFLEFLQGESGIISASEKFIEVLNRLQKKYKFLIVADEIQSGMGRTGKFFFFEHFNITPDIVVIAKAVGGGLPLGAILGNDSVANIFSPGTHGSTFGGNPVACAAGIAVLNKIIDKRIVQNAERIGKYLFHHLHELQKEYPAIIKNLRGAGCMIGIELDRDCTSIVTEMREQGILINCTNSNVIRLLPPLIIEEKHADYFIKEFRSILSPLK is encoded by the coding sequence ATGGATAAAAACGAAGTCAATTATTTCTTCGATACATACAACCGCTTTCCAATTCATATTAAACGCGGTAAAGGTGTTTATTTATTCGATGAGAATGATAATAAGTATTTAGATTTTTTCGGAGGACTTGCCGTCAACTCTCTCGGTTACAACGATCCCGATGTTCGACAGGCAATAATAAATCAAATTGAAAAATATATTCACCTCTCAAATTATTTTATCCAAGAACCGCAGCAAAAATTTGCCAAACTGTTAGCAACACATACCGGATATAAAAAAATATTTTTTACTAACAGCGGTACCGAAGCAATTGAAGGTGCAATAAAGATTTCACGGAAATGGGGAACAATTTCAGGTAAATCCGAAATCATTTCTTTTTCAAACTCTTTTCATGGACGTACACTCGGCGCACTCTCTTTGATGGACAGAATCAAATACCGAGACGGATTCGGACCTTTTTTACCGGGCTGTACTATTATTCCATTCAACGATCCGGTTGAAATCGAAAAAAACATTAACGAGCGTACCGCGGCTGTATTTCTAGAATTCCTTCAAGGTGAATCGGGTATAATTTCAGCATCCGAAAAATTTATTGAAGTCTTAAACCGACTTCAAAAGAAATATAAATTCCTGATAGTTGCCGATGAAATTCAATCCGGCATGGGAAGAACTGGCAAATTCTTTTTCTTCGAACATTTCAATATCACTCCGGATATCGTTGTCATTGCGAAAGCCGTCGGCGGTGGTTTGCCATTGGGAGCGATTCTCGGTAATGATTCTGTTGCCAATATTTTCTCACCCGGTACGCATGGATCAACATTCGGCGGAAACCCCGTTGCTTGCGCGGCAGGTATTGCCGTTCTAAATAAAATCATCGATAAAAGAATCGTGCAGAACGCTGAGCGGATTGGCAAATATTTATTTCATCATCTGCATGAATTACAAAAAGAATACCCTGCGATTATAAAAAATCTTCGCGGCGCTGGTTGCATGATTGGCATCGAACTCGATCGTGATTGCACCTCGATCGTAACGGAAATGCGGGAGCAGGGAATTTTGATCAACTGTACGAATTCCAATGTGATTCGGCTTCTTCCACCGTTGATCATAGAGGAAAAACATGCCGACTATTTCATCAAAGAATTCAGATCTATTTTATCTCCTTTAAAATGA
- a CDS encoding GIY-YIG nuclease family protein, giving the protein MKILSDSSVTVYVLRSLSDNKRYVGMTSNLAKRFAEHNSGKVISTKSRRPSILTYK; this is encoded by the coding sequence ATGAAGATTCTGTCTGATTCATCGGTTACTGTTTATGTTCTTCGAAGTCTGTCAGATAATAAAAGATATGTTGGGATGACTTCAAACCTTGCAAAGCGATTTGCAGAGCATAATTCCGGGAAAGTTATTTCTACAAAATCCAGACGACCTTCTATTTTAACGTATAAATAA
- a CDS encoding AAA family ATPase, whose product MFESLPQYDLESRLIVSLIQGGDAAIKNIPINFRATVFICNSFQEIFRIIELLQKDHLQVNFKEIAKKGNQKLSDEIEDIMKQIPTDLNFADDEINQVGRELIRRAENSSASTIDSKIEIVPNSDIVIMRGSKLLSMNIKKADDLIEGILRSKSLNFIAGEENSGKSMLAMNLAIDVSIGAPTFLSWDLKIHGKVIYINNEMYIEDFASRFKVMNSQLQRGGNVDNFIFLNVSTSLFDVWEELIQICEKEKPCLIILDCLYFAHNQDENDSSKMKALIRKLQSLRDRYNLCVLILHHTKKGARNDRLHNDLMRGAGVFGAAADTVIMMKRSQTEEGKRILKPTKLRHSSDVNREARLLSLNSETLWFRDEGVANEADHLQNSNQITAAETIDFTEIFEGKDELKLKEIVAICEPDGFDKRTIQRLLDAAVRNGKLYKLRHGVYSLNKPSDVDNPIKP is encoded by the coding sequence ATGTTTGAATCTCTTCCTCAATATGATCTCGAAAGTAGATTAATTGTTTCGCTAATACAAGGCGGTGATGCAGCCATTAAAAATATTCCAATTAATTTTAGGGCAACAGTTTTCATCTGCAATTCATTCCAGGAAATATTTAGAATTATTGAACTGTTACAAAAAGATCATCTTCAAGTAAACTTTAAGGAGATTGCAAAAAAAGGTAATCAGAAACTCTCGGATGAAATCGAGGATATTATGAAGCAAATACCAACTGATTTAAATTTTGCAGATGATGAAATAAATCAAGTTGGACGTGAACTAATAAGGCGAGCAGAAAATTCATCTGCTTCAACCATTGATAGTAAGATAGAAATAGTTCCAAATTCCGATATAGTTATCATGAGGGGTTCTAAACTATTGTCAATGAATATTAAAAAAGCGGATGATTTGATTGAAGGTATTCTACGTTCGAAATCACTCAATTTTATCGCTGGTGAAGAAAATAGTGGTAAATCAATGTTAGCAATGAATTTAGCAATTGATGTTTCTATTGGAGCTCCTACATTTTTATCTTGGGATTTAAAAATTCATGGTAAGGTTATTTACATTAACAATGAGATGTATATAGAAGATTTCGCTAGTAGGTTCAAGGTAATGAATAGTCAACTTCAAAGAGGTGGTAATGTTGATAACTTTATCTTCTTGAATGTCTCAACATCGCTTTTTGATGTTTGGGAGGAACTAATACAAATTTGTGAAAAAGAAAAGCCATGTCTCATAATTTTAGATTGTTTATATTTCGCACATAATCAAGATGAGAATGACAGTAGCAAGATGAAAGCCTTAATTCGAAAGCTTCAGTCGCTCAGAGATCGATATAATTTATGTGTTCTAATTTTACATCATACTAAAAAAGGTGCGCGAAATGATAGGTTACATAATGATCTTATGCGAGGGGCAGGTGTTTTTGGAGCAGCAGCCGATACCGTTATCATGATGAAGCGTTCCCAGACTGAAGAAGGGAAGCGTATACTCAAACCAACCAAGCTTAGACATTCATCCGATGTTAATAGGGAAGCGAGGCTTCTTTCGCTCAACTCAGAAACATTGTGGTTCAGAGATGAAGGCGTTGCGAATGAAGCTGACCACCTACAAAACTCCAATCAGATAACAGCAGCCGAGACTATTGATTTTACTGAAATATTTGAAGGCAAGGATGAACTCAAGTTGAAAGAAATTGTAGCCATCTGTGAACCTGATGGTTTTGATAAAAGAACAATTCAAAGATTGTTAGATGCTGCCGTTAGAAATGGTAAACTGTACAAACTCCGGCATGGCGTTTATTCATTGAATAAACCGTCCGATGTGGACAATCCAATAAAACCCTAG
- a CDS encoding Clp protease ClpP: protein MGYYSEYLLKNLTFQQLNDERKKQLKEISKERGGRDIIVIAADLNKPNAPTSINYSDLLPVTDQLSNLKGSLIDVVLETPGGYGEVAEDIVKLLHEKYNDVAIIIPGYAKSAGTIIAMAGDEILMDGMSSLGPIDAQITWQGKVFSAEALLEGIKKIKEEVTETGSLNKAYIPILQGISPGELQNAQNALDFAKVLVGDWLYKYKFKKWAKHSSTGQPVTDAEKRNRANEIASHLCKHSNWLTHGRSIKIADLKSMKLEIIDYSCQPKLAEAIRRYYALLQMTFVTNIYKVFETPDSQIFRFTQQNIPPQNLGGFPSIPKGPVESMDIDINCGNCKTDNHLQINFKNNLALRPGRIIFPRDNQLKCKNCGKESDLGDLRRNVEAQTKQKIID from the coding sequence ATGGGATATTATTCTGAATACCTTTTGAAAAATCTAACCTTTCAACAGCTGAATGATGAAAGGAAGAAACAACTTAAGGAAATCTCAAAAGAACGTGGTGGTCGAGATATAATTGTAATAGCAGCAGATTTAAATAAACCGAATGCACCAACATCGATAAACTATAGTGATTTATTACCAGTAACAGATCAACTCTCGAATTTGAAAGGATCTTTAATTGATGTTGTTCTTGAAACACCTGGAGGATATGGAGAAGTTGCTGAAGACATTGTAAAATTATTACATGAGAAATATAACGATGTCGCCATTATCATTCCTGGATATGCGAAAAGTGCAGGAACGATCATAGCAATGGCTGGTGATGAAATATTGATGGATGGGATGTCATCGCTCGGACCTATTGATGCACAAATAACTTGGCAAGGGAAGGTTTTTTCGGCAGAGGCTCTGCTAGAGGGTATCAAGAAGATTAAAGAAGAAGTGACAGAAACTGGTTCTTTAAACAAAGCATACATACCTATTCTACAAGGGATTTCACCTGGGGAACTTCAAAATGCACAAAACGCTCTTGATTTTGCAAAGGTCTTAGTCGGAGACTGGTTATATAAGTACAAATTCAAAAAATGGGCTAAACACTCGTCAACTGGTCAACCGGTGACAGATGCAGAAAAACGGAATAGGGCTAATGAAATTGCTTCTCATTTATGCAAACATTCAAATTGGTTAACGCACGGAAGATCTATCAAGATAGCTGATTTGAAGAGTATGAAACTTGAAATTATAGATTACTCATGCCAACCCAAATTAGCAGAAGCTATTAGAAGATATTATGCCCTTTTACAGATGACGTTTGTTACTAATATTTATAAAGTTTTTGAAACTCCAGATTCTCAAATTTTTAGGTTTACACAGCAGAATATACCCCCCCAGAACTTGGGTGGATTTCCAAGTATCCCAAAGGGGCCTGTAGAAAGCATGGATATTGATATTAATTGTGGAAACTGCAAAACCGATAATCACCTTCAAATCAATTTTAAAAATAATCTTGCTTTAAGACCAGGAAGAATCATTTTCCCTAGAGACAATCAACTGAAATGTAAAAATTGTGGGAAAGAATCAGATTTAGGTGATTTGAGGAGAAATGTTGAAGCACAAACTAAACAAAAAATAATCGATTGA
- a CDS encoding site-specific DNA-methyltransferase gives MVDCEIIAGDCIQYLNSQIELKLDLSFLDPPFNQGKDYDSHDDDMPSVDYWNWMRQVCEQIYNKTSEGGAIYFMQREKNTQYVLDTLNSTGWTFQNLIIWKKKTSAVPCNNRFGKHYQIIAFATKGKKPKHFNKLRIDPILLVTEKYKRPNGMFITDVWDDIRELTSGYFAGDEPLRSPGNQRLHKQQSPIQLLLRIILSSTKVDDVVFDPFAGTGTTLVVSKQLGRHSIGVEIDPKNVSLIKKRISSIRKSDNIAKYRTNYKYTQNLNKIWKSEAPQKYDVINQSQMMIEL, from the coding sequence ATGGTTGACTGTGAGATTATAGCTGGTGATTGCATCCAATATTTAAATTCACAAATTGAATTGAAGTTAGATCTTTCATTTTTAGATCCCCCCTTCAATCAAGGTAAAGACTACGATAGCCATGATGATGATATGCCAAGCGTAGATTATTGGAATTGGATGCGACAAGTTTGTGAACAGATTTACAATAAAACCTCTGAGGGGGGCGCGATTTATTTTATGCAAAGAGAAAAAAATACACAGTATGTTTTAGATACGCTGAACTCTACAGGCTGGACATTCCAAAATTTAATTATTTGGAAAAAGAAAACCTCAGCCGTCCCGTGTAATAATCGGTTTGGCAAACATTATCAAATTATAGCTTTCGCAACGAAGGGCAAAAAACCAAAACATTTTAACAAACTAAGAATTGATCCAATTTTACTCGTTACAGAAAAATACAAACGACCCAATGGTATGTTCATAACTGACGTATGGGATGATATTAGAGAACTTACCTCGGGATATTTTGCTGGTGACGAGCCATTACGTTCCCCAGGCAATCAGAGGCTGCATAAACAGCAGTCCCCTATTCAGTTACTTCTTCGAATTATTCTGTCGTCAACAAAAGTGGATGATGTTGTTTTTGATCCATTCGCAGGAACTGGGACTACCCTTGTGGTGTCAAAACAATTAGGACGCCATTCAATAGGAGTTGAGATCGACCCAAAAAATGTTTCACTCATAAAAAAGCGTATATCTTCCATCAGAAAAAGCGACAATATTGCTAAATATCGAACGAACTATAAGTATACACAGAACTTGAATAAAATTTGGAAATCCGAAGCTCCTCAAAAATATGATGTAATTAACCAATCTCAAATGATGATTGAGTTGTAA
- a CDS encoding phosphatidylserine/phosphatidylglycerophosphate/cardiolipin synthase family protein, with protein MKEFKIGVDVLDRVIQELSGATEYIRIAVFQLHNTALFNLLNDKLDHGLSVEIITLPYDSINRDIRQQVTALFENFIAHGGQVSFCRWNVGDPERTTTAVNVWYSFHGKFIVTNNRAIALSANLTENPEVDACLIFNDQEVITQFNNKFEELKELFVTSIEGYEGTIRRRIIEVGPENVDRIFELPRTIQNQELANNWILGYPEDLCPSEIQIEDKLYLAPFECRARDFFEKIISEAEEYVYISAESFTDPDIPAFLSRIRFEHIDIKILTSPSSMDFAERVQNTMRNLLASGIEIRSSAEDLHAKVIITDQLVVVSSVNLNKMNLGFKKPTGYWRANTETITVCRDIAVRRDAKNNYLRTFSTCSDVRDKLAEKIEHIIGQTFSKVFNMRSSGEVKKLFAKYVLIREIELKKTINRICQIAARLMQNSNRTLVNKDCFLSALILFLLSERKEEFNDLRNKITLVTTDLDLEALLSGLLQMELIVMEENHYKLNIARVLE; from the coding sequence ATGAAAGAATTCAAGATTGGTGTTGATGTACTCGATAGAGTAATCCAAGAACTTAGCGGTGCAACTGAGTATATTCGAATTGCTGTATTTCAGTTACACAACACAGCACTTTTTAACCTTTTAAACGATAAGTTAGATCATGGTCTATCGGTGGAAATTATTACTCTCCCCTATGACAGTATTAACAGGGATATTCGTCAACAAGTGACAGCATTATTTGAAAACTTTATCGCTCACGGTGGTCAGGTTAGTTTCTGCAGATGGAACGTCGGTGACCCAGAGAGAACAACCACCGCAGTCAATGTTTGGTATTCTTTTCACGGAAAATTCATTGTCACAAATAATCGTGCAATAGCTTTATCGGCAAATCTAACTGAAAATCCTGAAGTTGATGCTTGTTTGATATTTAACGACCAAGAGGTTATAACACAATTTAATAATAAATTCGAAGAGCTGAAGGAATTATTTGTTACTTCAATAGAAGGATATGAGGGAACGATTAGAAGAAGGATAATTGAGGTAGGTCCCGAAAATGTTGATAGAATATTTGAACTTCCTCGTACAATCCAGAATCAGGAGCTAGCTAATAATTGGATACTTGGTTACCCAGAAGACCTTTGCCCATCAGAAATTCAAATTGAAGACAAGCTCTATCTCGCACCCTTCGAATGTAGAGCTCGAGATTTTTTCGAGAAAATAATTTCAGAAGCAGAGGAATACGTTTACATATCTGCTGAGAGCTTTACTGATCCTGACATTCCTGCATTCTTAAGTCGTATCAGATTTGAACACATTGATATCAAAATTCTTACAAGCCCCTCAAGTATGGATTTTGCTGAACGTGTGCAGAACACTATGAGAAATCTTTTAGCAAGCGGAATTGAAATAAGATCAAGTGCTGAAGATTTGCACGCAAAGGTCATTATAACTGATCAATTGGTTGTCGTGAGTTCTGTAAATCTTAATAAGATGAATTTAGGTTTCAAAAAACCAACCGGATATTGGAGAGCAAACACCGAAACAATTACCGTATGCAGAGACATCGCAGTTAGAAGAGATGCGAAAAACAATTATTTGCGGACGTTCAGTACCTGTTCTGATGTGCGAGATAAACTGGCTGAGAAAATCGAGCACATCATTGGACAAACATTCTCTAAAGTTTTCAACATGCGTTCCAGTGGAGAAGTAAAAAAACTGTTTGCGAAATATGTCCTAATAAGAGAAATTGAATTAAAGAAAACGATAAATAGGATTTGTCAGATTGCAGCCAGACTTATGCAAAATTCAAATCGCACATTGGTAAATAAGGATTGCTTTTTGTCTGCATTAATACTATTTTTGCTATCCGAACGCAAAGAAGAATTCAATGACCTTAGGAATAAAATCACTCTTGTTACAACTGATCTCGATTTAGAGGCTCTGTTAAGTGGACTTCTCCAAATGGAGCTTATCGTGATGGAAGAAAATCACTACAAATTAAATATCGCACGTGTATTGGAATAA
- a CDS encoding pentapeptide repeat-containing protein: MIMPTCQVKASDAGAFFCNREIWNNEEQKCIFHCMEKPIALFNEKLFEELKLLNDNIKTEIIDFKYFIFPPNFTLSDISIHHDINFDYSQFCGDAKFYGTYFHKKASFNHAKFQGDTSFESAHFYGFTFFMSSKFFGVVEFRYSSFENTTYFHRAEFHHGVQFKNMKIEKNDFELNNASFWGQTKFEEIKSNSPIRFRNALFYGEISLLNSEFTNYVDFAGTIFYKDVKFSEAKFLHKTNFSYTIFKNKVDIKGISFSGDTKFECTEFFGNADFSEIKIMGEFNLRNIHPKGEFNFRNVFLEEAKYVIFKNVDLKRFLFMGTNIQRIRFFGHQWLIKGTRKHMVYDEEKFKGNNKITLINIEQLNRGLQSSYEDMKAYHIAGDFFIGAMEMQRRQIARKSNAICRWLRQNIFSLIALYKLTSFYGERYIRTFGWMLLFLLLFPCIYLLTGFTIPVEGSLNNQKEFIQYKISLNSNFSIPINDYAKALVLSLHASTFQKFDPLEVTLLSRTVSIVQSIISAILLSLFLLAIRRRFRR, encoded by the coding sequence ATGATTATGCCAACATGTCAAGTAAAAGCTAGTGATGCGGGTGCATTCTTTTGTAATCGCGAGATTTGGAATAACGAAGAACAAAAATGCATATTCCATTGCATGGAAAAACCTATCGCTTTATTTAATGAAAAACTGTTTGAAGAATTAAAGTTATTAAACGATAATATCAAAACGGAGATTATAGATTTTAAATATTTTATATTCCCTCCTAATTTTACATTATCAGACATATCTATTCATCATGACATCAATTTTGATTACTCACAATTTTGTGGTGATGCAAAATTTTATGGGACATATTTCCATAAAAAGGCATCATTTAATCATGCAAAATTTCAGGGAGATACATCATTCGAAAGTGCACACTTTTATGGGTTTACATTCTTCATGTCTTCAAAATTTTTTGGTGTTGTTGAGTTTAGATACTCATCTTTTGAAAATACAACCTATTTCCATCGAGCAGAATTCCATCATGGTGTACAATTTAAGAACATGAAGATTGAAAAAAATGATTTTGAGCTAAATAATGCTTCCTTTTGGGGTCAAACTAAATTCGAAGAAATAAAGAGCAATTCTCCAATTAGATTTAGAAATGCATTATTCTATGGCGAAATATCTTTATTGAATTCTGAATTTACTAACTATGTTGATTTCGCTGGAACAATATTTTATAAAGATGTTAAGTTCTCTGAAGCAAAATTTCTCCATAAAACAAATTTCTCCTATACTATATTCAAAAACAAAGTAGACATAAAAGGGATATCTTTTAGCGGTGATACCAAATTTGAATGTACTGAATTTTTCGGAAATGCAGATTTTAGTGAAATTAAGATAATGGGGGAATTTAATCTCAGAAACATTCATCCCAAAGGAGAATTTAATTTTAGGAATGTGTTTTTAGAAGAGGCTAAATATGTAATCTTTAAAAATGTTGATTTGAAGCGCTTTCTTTTCATGGGAACTAACATTCAGAGAATTCGTTTTTTTGGACATCAATGGCTCATTAAGGGTACTCGAAAACATATGGTGTATGACGAGGAAAAGTTCAAAGGCAATAATAAAATTACTCTCATAAATATAGAGCAATTGAACAGAGGATTACAGAGCAGTTACGAAGATATGAAAGCATACCATATCGCTGGTGATTTTTTCATCGGTGCAATGGAGATGCAAAGACGCCAAATCGCTCGAAAAAGTAATGCAATCTGCCGATGGTTAAGACAAAATATTTTTAGCTTGATAGCATTATATAAATTAACGAGTTTTTACGGTGAAAGATATATTAGAACATTTGGATGGATGCTTCTATTTCTTCTTCTGTTTCCCTGTATATATCTTCTCACTGGATTTACAATTCCTGTCGAAGGATCATTGAATAATCAAAAAGAGTTTATTCAATATAAAATATCTTTAAATTCAAATTTTTCAATACCTATAAATGATTATGCTAAGGCTTTAGTACTAAGTCTACACGCTAGTACTTTTCAAAAATTTGATCCCCTTGAAGTTACGCTCTTAAGTAGAACTGTATCAATAGTTCAGTCTATAATAAGTGCAATTTTACTGTCTTTGTTTCTGTTGGCAATTCGTAGGCGTTTCAGACGGTGA
- a CDS encoding site-specific integrase, which produces MISSQKFYLYKRSNGFWYIGHIVEGRKRWTSAQTKNKNLALKALNDFKDKIVAANSSQTFDQFVKTYCDLQAHTIRQSTLKRIYLPAFRAFSSICENRLLTSYTVRDVEIFKKIRLEKCSPTTVNIDFRSLKAAFNVALKWQLINDNPFVKSTQLKIPSKLLIHLSKDDFQKLLHVVKEQVFKELFLFASLTGMRLGEILNLTWENVNFEKQLVTVTNSDNFATKSGNSRAVPMNSLIAKLLLQKISNKPISKYVFDNQGKRFHPNYVSHKFKKYIRLLKLDERLHFHSLRHTFATWLVQGGVNIYEVQKLLGHSSVKVTEIYSHLASSELHSSINKIQLELNP; this is translated from the coding sequence ATGATTTCGTCACAAAAATTCTATCTGTATAAACGTTCAAATGGTTTCTGGTATATAGGACATATAGTTGAAGGTCGGAAACGATGGACTTCAGCCCAAACCAAAAATAAAAATCTAGCCTTAAAGGCTTTAAATGATTTTAAGGATAAAATTGTTGCAGCTAATTCATCACAAACATTTGACCAATTCGTTAAAACCTACTGTGATTTGCAAGCGCATACAATCCGACAGAGCACCTTAAAAAGGATTTATTTACCGGCATTCAGGGCTTTCAGTTCAATCTGCGAAAATAGATTGTTAACTTCTTATACAGTCCGAGACGTTGAAATATTTAAGAAAATCAGACTTGAAAAATGTTCACCTACCACAGTGAATATTGATTTTCGTTCTCTTAAAGCCGCCTTTAATGTTGCACTCAAGTGGCAATTGATTAATGATAATCCTTTTGTCAAATCCACACAGCTCAAAATACCAAGTAAGCTGCTAATCCATCTTTCAAAAGATGATTTCCAAAAACTGTTACATGTAGTCAAAGAGCAGGTTTTTAAGGAATTGTTTTTATTTGCATCCCTTACAGGAATGCGTTTAGGAGAAATTCTTAATCTTACTTGGGAAAATGTTAACTTCGAGAAACAATTGGTAACTGTTACTAATAGTGATAATTTTGCGACCAAATCAGGTAATAGCAGAGCAGTTCCGATGAACAGTCTTATTGCTAAATTGTTACTACAGAAAATTTCAAATAAACCGATAAGTAAATATGTCTTTGATAATCAGGGGAAGCGCTTCCATCCCAATTATGTTTCGCATAAGTTTAAAAAATATATCAGATTGCTGAAATTAGATGAGAGGCTACACTTCCACTCCTTAAGACATACTTTCGCAACTTGGCTAGTCCAAGGTGGTGTGAACATTTATGAAGTCCAGAAACTATTAGGACATTCTAGCGTGAAAGTCACTGAAATCTATTCTCACCTGGCATCAAGTGAACTTCATTCAAGTATAAATAAAATACAACTTGAATTAAACCCATGA